Genomic segment of Enterobacteriaceae endosymbiont of Neohaemonia nigricornis:
TTTTAATCTTTCATTATATATTAATTTTTTAATATCAAGACCATTAATATTAGAATGTTTTATAAAAATATCTTTTGTTTTTATTTTACAAATATATTTATATATTTCAATAAAATATTTTCCTTGTGTATAATTAATAGATTCAAACATAGTACGACCACGCGCATCTGATTCACTAATTAATGCAATTTGTTTCACTCTTTTAGGCTGCCTCCAAGCGTCAATTATATTATATATATTTAAAATATCTTCAGGATTTTGTTCATAAATATTATGTAATAAATCATGTGTTTGTACAGCTAAAATAGATAAAGATTTAATTTCATTAGGGATTTTTAATCTTTTACATAATTTTTTTACTAAAGGTATACCTGCTATACCATGTCCGTAATGTCTAGGCCATAAATGTTTAGGTGTTAAGCTTTTACCTAAATCATGACATAAAGATGCAAATCTTACAGATATATCATTAGTTAATTGTGAAGCAATTTTTAATGTCATCATAGTATGTATGCCAGTATCAATTTCTGGATGCCATTTAGCTGGTGCTGGGACACCATATAATTTATTTATTTCTGGAAATAAAATTGATAAAGCACCACATTTGCGTAATACTTCAAAATAAACATGAGGATTTAGAGTATTTAAAGCACTAGATGTTTCTTTCCAAATACGTTCTGGTTTTAAATATAATAATTCTTGTGTATTACACATATCTTTCATTAGATCTAATGTACTATTATGTATATAAAAGTTTAAATGTGCAAATTTAGCAGCAAATCTTGCAACACGTAAAACTCTTAATGGATCATCTTTAAAAGATAAAGAAATATGTTTCAGAACTTTTTTTTTAATATCTTGTATTCCATTAAAGGGATCATATAAATTACCTAAATGATCTTGTGCTATTGCATTAATTGTAAGATCTCTACGTAATAAATCTTCTTCTAATGTTACTTTTGATGTAGCATGGTATTTAAACCCTTTATAACCATGTCCTAATTTTCTTTCTGTACGTGCTAATGCATATTCTTCATGTGTGATAGGATGTAAAAATACAGGGAAATCTTTACCTACTAATTTATATCCTAATTTTGTCATCTCATTTATATTAGAACCTACCACTAACCAATCTTTATCAGTGACTTGTAATTTTAATAATGAATCACGTACAGCACCACCAACTAAATAAATTTTCATAATAGACACTCTAAAATAATAATATATTTAATAAATATTTGTATAATTAATATATATTATAATTCTTTTTATAATAAATTTTATAAAGTATTAATGTTATTTATATAAAAATAAAATTAAATAACATAATAATGTTTATTAAAAAATTATTGTTAATTCAATTAGCATATTGTTAATCATTAAAAGTAATAATTTTATTATAATAAATATTATTAAAAAATTTATGCATATATAAAATTATACATAATATTATTATTTTTTGAAATTTATTTTTAGTGAATAAAAACATTCTTTTAAAATATAATATCTAAAATAATTTATTTTATAATATAAATTTAATTATATAAAAATAAAAATATTTTGAATAATTACTATATTTAATAATATATTGAATATTATTTACCTATATATATAACTCATTTTATGATGAAGCAAAACTATAAAGTATTAAATTATTATTTTGGAAATAATCATAATAGAATTTTAAATTCTATTCATGCTTTACAAAATGGAAAAGGTATAATGATAATAGATGATCACAATAGAGAAAATGAAGGAGATATTATTTTTTCTGCTGAAACTATTACAATACCACAAATAATATTTAGTATTAGATATGGCAGTGGTATTATTTGTTTATGTATTACTGAATATTTACGTAAAAAATTAAAATTACCGATGATGGTAAAAAATAATACTAATATTTATAAAACTGGGTTT
This window contains:
- a CDS encoding multifunctional CCA addition/repair protein → MKIYLVGGAVRDSLLKLQVTDKDWLVVGSNINEMTKLGYKLVGKDFPVFLHPITHEEYALARTERKLGHGYKGFKYHATSKVTLEEDLLRRDLTINAIAQDHLGNLYDPFNGIQDIKKKVLKHISLSFKDDPLRVLRVARFAAKFAHLNFYIHNSTLDLMKDMCNTQELLYLKPERIWKETSSALNTLNPHVYFEVLRKCGALSILFPEINKLYGVPAPAKWHPEIDTGIHTMMTLKIASQLTNDISVRFASLCHDLGKSLTPKHLWPRHYGHGIAGIPLVKKLCKRLKIPNEIKSLSILAVQTHDLLHNIYEQNPEDILNIYNIIDAWRQPKRVKQIALISESDARGRTMFESINYTQGKYFIEIYKYICKIKTKDIFIKHSNINGLDIKKLIYNERLKLLKKFINLYKIK